AATAGGaaacaaatcatttaaaaaaaaggccaTGCATGTGATAAAATGAGAAATACCCCCACCCCATCCCTttctcaccccccccccttctctctctctctctctccccctccatcacttctccctcctgctctcgCTATGTCTCTTTTGTAGCCAAAGTAGCACGCTGAACCAATCCACCGCAGTGCCTGGGACAGAttgagtgaaagagagagtgaggaatTTAGAGGATGGGTAAGGGGGCTTAagggaaaacacacaggagtgagagagagagagagagagagcgagagagagagagagagagagagagagagagagagagagtgagagagagagagagagagagagagagagaccaaaaACCCACCAAGCCTCCCCGCTGCGAGCTTTCTTGGCTACTGACGTGTGCGCACGACTCTCGTGGCAGGGTGAGTATTATTCTTCTTTTAATTAAGTACAGTTATACGTTTCCCGGCAGTAATTGTTAGGATAACACCTTTTCAACCTGTCTCAGTCAATttcatatgtatgtgtttatgatgACAGCTGCGAAAAGAGCATCGTTCCTAACGTGTCCTCCTGTCGTGTTTAGCGTGAAAGACAGCCTCTCATCTTCACGTGAGAGCGCTCAGGAAGATCACAGTTAAATGTTACCTGGTCGGGTCTGGTCTAGGGTCTGCTTTCCGTCTTTTTCCCTCCCCACACCATTTCATCCCAATTTTCGGTCTGAGTCGCTCACATGCTCTCCTATCTGTTTATCATCTCCAAACTccgcgtgtgagtgtgtgtgacagcagggaggaagaggaggtttCTGAACAATCCTGTGCTCACATTACAGCCTCGCTCCTCTGCCGTTAAACATAAACAGATCCCATTTTACGTACATGTCAGTAGTTTGCATGAAATTTGATGTGAATGTCGAACTGTGCGCTCGGCTTCGTGAAAAACGGCACGAGTTTCACCGAAGTGTGGCTGCGCAGCTGAAATGCTTTGACATATCGTGAGCAAACCCACCCATTGAGTCACGATATCGACGTTTAGTCGTTATgaagtcatttattttccacttcatcttcctctctcgcTGATTTTGAGATTCCCCACAGTCAAGGTTGGTTAGTTAAGCACAGGTGTAGGCGCATCTCCGCCGTGCGCGTCCATGTTGGGTACTCCTGCCATTTTTTGGGCCAAGGTCTTTTCCTGTGTTAACCTATATCTGGTACATGTACTCATGCTGTTCCGTCTTAAagactccctctctctctctctctctccgagCGTAGtttcatcctccctctctcagttctccctccctcttttcacccacatcctcctctgttattcatctctccctctttcttttggTGTCCTCCTCTTCTATGAGGCTTAGAGGTGATGTCAGTCTGCAGATTGTGACAGATTACAGAGAATTAAACCTTTTGTCCCCCCATGTGGCTCCTATCTAACAAATTCAATTGGCTCATTACTTTCTGGGTGAGGGAGCTGTGGGGCCTGTCTCGGAGCGCTAAAATGGGATTGTTATCACAAATCTAACAGGCAACACGAATTTTTTCGCTCAGTCTCAATCCCAAGTCTACAATGGTTATGTCTCCAAAAGCTGCAACAGTATGGGACTTTTTTTTGGCTGATGTGAGCACAATACATACTTCATTTGAGTCCAAATCTATTAAAAGCCAGAAGGATACACCTTATTTGTTGGGGTTGACTGCGTTTTCTGTTTCATTGGCAGCCTGTGAGAGAGATGAGGgtgctgtccgtggtgctgaacAAGTCTGGATGAGCCACTTGGGCACATCCACTTCATTTCTGCAGTGTTGCAACTCCAATTGATTCACACACCTTCTTGGCCACTTTGGTACATCCTTCAACTGCTGGAAGGTGTGATTGTTGATTCCCCACTCCCCTTGGTCCTCTGGTTTTCTTTAAAACCAGAGGGCCTGGTTTTAAAGAAAACCAgtgctttcagtcattttggtgagttgttttgatttcacagaGGCAACAAGAGATTACTCAGACTCTCTCAGTTACTCTGGCTTAAACTCTTGTCCACCAGCAGCAATTGCAACTTCAGGGCCACAACCCCtgatcaaagaagaaaaacagaagagaaagtggTGGCAGGGCAGCAGCAAACTGGTCAATCCTCAGCTGTGGCATCACATCGGGGTGGCAGTTTGCATCCTGCCATTTGTAAATCTTGTAATGTTCATTTGTCCTGTTTGTCCAGCTGGATTGTCAGTCATTAGTCATACTTTTCCTCTCACATCTGCCACAAATTGCCATTTCTCAGAGGATTTCTCTGACGTGTACCACCAGCCGGCTCTGTTCTTACACATATGGCTCACTCATAAAAGAAGCTCTATTCATCTCTGGTGCTGCAAGGAACTGAAGCACCTTCCCTAGTGGCCATGTCTTGCACAATGACTGTCCAGATAAGATGAGGTTAAGCTTAATCTTTAATAGTTTCCCAATTCAATCACTCTATCTTTCATAACTCTGATGGAGGAATAATAAAGTGGTTTTCATCTTTTAGTCATTGATTTGGCTTTCATCTTCTGTTATCAAAACCTTCTTACGCACCTGAAAGAGAGGCAAGTTAATTTGTCAGCCTAAACATGAGAGATTTAACcatatttttcatgtaaacacCTCCCTCCATAAGACAGCAACAAGGTACACAAAGTCAGTGTCTGTTAGACTAAACGTTAGATACAAGAAACTTCAAAAtcttttcagctgcagcactgtgAACATTTCATTCATGACAGTCAAACAGGCAGACataatgattattttatgtGTCAGGGTCAGACACTGGTGTCAAAACTCCATTCAGTCCACAGTCCAGGCTGTAAACAGCACAGTATGTGTGATGATGGTGGAAAAGTTTTCTTGATACTCAGTGGGCCTCTGTTGCAGTCTTGAATGACTGTGGATTGAATGTCAGTGTGTATTTGCACTGTATTGTAGAGCAGATGCATTCCTTCCTGGCCATAATTGGGCTCTTCTAGCCCGTTATTACAGCgtcacatttcatttacagtgaCTTTAGTGTACTCAAATGGCCTACACAGCCTGTGAGATAAAAGGTGATATTCACAGCAGGCACAGCAGGCATGCACTGACAAAACATGTGCAGCTGTACAGAAGGTGTCGACTTgggaaaagctgctgctgaaagaaTTAAAATTGTTCCTATACTTTATATAATAGTGCCTAATTAAATGAGCACCTGGTGCATAAAAACAGCTAAGTGAACATATTGTAAAATCTAGTTTTTTATTGCACCAAACTTGTGTCTAAGTgggaaaaaatatgtaaattagcagaagagagaaaaacaacatcagaaaaTAATCAGTGCAAAAGTGAAATACAAAGTAAGATGTGAAGTTATGAAGGTCAGCAGCATTACACTAATAACCCTCTCAGAGCGACACTAATAAGTCAACTAAATGAAAGTGATTACATTAAATACAGACTGCACTCTGTTTTCCATATGCATTTGTTGTCCAATACCTGTCAAGTTGATGATACTGAGCAGAGGGCCAAATTGGGCAGAAGCCAGTGGCTGAACAatctcacacataaacacagaaactcaCAAATGCATACAGACAGCATGCTCAAAGGATTTGCAGTCGAGTTTTTCCCAGTCAACCAGAAGTAAGTCACAGAAAGATCATGTGTGAGTCACAGAGgaccccctcctcccttttcctgatttctgagtgtgtgtgtgtgtttctgttatcTGTCTCTCAGTTTTTTAAATCCTTGCCTAACTTCAGCAGTTTACTCTGAAGTCATCATCTGTTGCTTTGGCTCCTCTCTGACCTTTAACAGGATTGGTTGCCACCGGATGTGTCACTAACTCATctgtagcaaaaaaaaaaatgaggcgAGGCAGGAAGATGGCCAGTAGCTGTTTCCATGCGTGTGAATCACatgtctgtctcagtgtcttCGCCGTTTCTAATGACCTCCCTCTGTGACCCCGTTCCAAATTTACCTACGCTTTTATCTCTGCGGTTCTGACGTGTAGTTCCTCTTCTCCACTAACACCTTTCCCTCCCTTCGTTCCACCCTCCAGATGAGTTCGTGCAGCAGTCGTGCGTTGACCATCCTGTCCACTGTGTTTGGAGCCTGCGGGCTGCTGTTGGTGGGAGTGGCCGTGTCCACAGACTACTGGCTGATCATGGTGGAGGGCATCAtcctgcagcagaaccagagcaTGGAGGTGAAGATGGCGCTGCATTCAGGCCTCTGGAGAGTTTGCTTCGTGGCTGGTAGGAAGATAACAACAACGTGTCTGCATGTTCAGATTCTACTTCCACAGAAGATGGATACGAACACGTGCACagacgcaaacacacaaatacaaacaacgctgctacgtgtgtgtgcatgtgtccacATCATCACAgcgacaaacacacagaaacagactgactATACAAGCTGAATGGGAGAGCAGCAAGGCGACGAAAGAGAGGAAAGCAAGCTTCTGACCTCTAGAATCATAGATGTCACAAAACATAACTGTTACCTGTGAGCAGGACTACAATGGCCCCACATGCTTTTGGTTCATGTCTGCATGCATCACTGACTTTGATACTAAAAGCAAACCCCaacattttcccttttctctgtatgtgtgtgtgtgtgtgtgtgtgcgcgcgtgtgtgtgttaccacTCAGGATCAGAAAACGGGAGATGTGTTGCGTCAGAGTACTTCACTGAACCCGACATAGAGATcaccactgaaaacactgcaaatatCCTCAGTgagtaaaacaaatgataacACATTACCTTCTGTGTGAGAGTCAGTCAGCACGAGTAACTGCAGAGTCCCCCTGCTGGTTGATTGTGGGTACTGAAATATTAGAGCTGCAGCTACCAGTCGGATCATCCTCATGAATAAGATTTTGTGAAgtgatttaaaattaaatttaaatttaaacagatCCAGGATATAATTTTGTACAGGAAGTTTGAAGGGTGTATTTGGGGGAAATTTTGTTACCTTAATTGCTACCAGTATTTCAAAAATTCATTcttctgtttggaaaaaaatctaaaagtttTAATATCAGTTGACATTAGTTTATCATCAGCAGTCATTTTATCATACAGTATAAGATTCTGGGTTAAGGAGAACTTTTTaatgcatgttgcatgttgctgtgctttgttgaaattttttaaaatatttcttatatCACGCAGCTGAAAAGCAATTAGAAACTGTGTGAAAAGTAAATATTGTTTCCCATCTCCCTATTCCAGTTGAAGTTATGGCTAATCATATCTGCATATTATTGATTTTACTGCCTCTGATTACATTTTTAAGACTTTTAAAAGTCCAGAGATGCCATCATTTACCTTTCCCAGTAGTTTAAGGACACATCTCAGCAGCTTTATTAAACAAGATGACCTCTTCTCCCTACAGAGATGGTGCGGACAGCAACACCCTTCCCGATGGTGTCGCTGCTCTTTGTCTTCACGGCCTTCGTCATCAGTAACATCGGGCACATCCGGCCTCAGCGCACCATCCTGGCTTTTGTGTCCGgcatcttcttcatcctctcagGTGGGACCCATTACTCATGTCCTGCTGTCACTCTGTGATTGATTACAGCAGCCTGGTGTGTCCTGTGTCACACATGGAGCTACTCCATCACTGCTCTATTTTTAGTGTATGATGCAGGTGTGCAGGCTGTCATCAGAAAAGGTGACTATCAGTGAGAGTTTTcggcttttgttttttgactttgcATCACTTTGGAACTAAACATGGTCCATGTTATGCTTTCTTTGCATTCATATGATATGCAAAGGCAAAAATAATAACCCTGGgaaacagtgtaaacacatgcaACATTCCCACAGTAACATGagtagttattattattattatttttttttttttttcattttgatttcctGCATTGGTGTAGTTACCTTCTTGAACAGCAGGTGGCTGTAATGCTCATGCTTCTTGACCTCTGTGTGTGGAAAAGAGAGCCAGGAGTCAAATTGGAGCTCATGTTCTCTGAAGGCTGTTTCATTTGACACGTTTGAGGAGGAAGCGGCTCTGCAGAGCTCAAAGGAGCTTCAGACGGAGTCTGCCGCGACAGTTTCCACTTGCCATAGCAGGGAGCTGCTGATAAAGGGTGTAGGAGAATAATAGGCGTTATATAACTGGGGTTATGTAATGTTTATGGCCTGTGCTGGAAGTGTCGCAGTGTTTTACTTTATGAGGTATTTTGATAATAGAGTGTTAACAAGGGGCAAGTGTATCAAATTGCTTTTCTTAGCAGTTAGATATTCTGCTGCActaagcctctctctctctctctctctctctctctctctctctctctctaaacactgccccctcccctccactccCCTCCTCCCACTTTAAACCTCCCCATCTTACTCACCAAGCTTCTCAGTTTTCTTTCCCTGTCCTTCCTCTCATTTCCTACACACTCCTTCATTCAGGGGACATTCTTTTTGTATTATATAGTCACTGTGGACGTGGTTGTGTTTGTGGACTGTTGAGTGATATGAGCCCATTCTCCTGCAAAGGTGATCTGGTAAATATTGTAGTTTGGGTCGCTCATGTTCTGGTTGATATTACAGAAGCTGAGCTGTTCTAACATGGTTTGTTCACTtagcctctttctctctgaatttttgtttctctctcaaacacaccaGACATCTTGTAGTCACATGATTTACCTCTATTTCTTCTTCCTTATGTccctcacatgcacacacacacattttcttttcttccatccaCTCTTAGTTTGCACCTGAATGTGCGATTCCCTCAGTTTTCACATGTTACTTATTTAGAGGAAGATGTACTTCCACTGCATGATTGACAGCAGCATGGGTTCTGCATTTTCCATGCTTTTCAATTTTAAATTGACAGCACAACCTCTTAAGCTGGCCATTTATGTAAAGGACATAACCGCCTAACAGCCCTGTGGTACATCTGAATGTTGCATTGAAAGCTAAAAATACTCGAATTTGCTGCTTACAGCTTGCAGCTTTCTCTGAATATTGATTCTTCGATGTTGGCCATATGTTGCATCTCATGCATTTAACATGTCTAACGCAGGGTGGAGAGCATGTGAGTGTTCTTGGAGGAAGGGGTTTAAATGTTGCATGTGCTGCTTCTCgatgttttttcacttttgaaaaACGATTTTTGGTTTTAGATACAGTTATTATACAATATATAGTCATTTCACACCATAACATTTATATGCTGTATGTATCTGCTTCCTAAATGGCCTTTAAAACTACAGAGCCACTTCAACATTTTACTTCCTTTCACTCTTTACATTATCTCTATTATAAATGTGCAAGTTCAGTTAGTAATCAAATTGtgacaattaaattaaaggCACTTCTCTCGTGGGAtaagtaagggaaagaaaattGTTTAATTTAGATTAAATGGATATCTGCAGGCAACTCTGGCTCCTAGAACTTTCATTCATATACTACTAATTTAAGCAGCAAATCACCataatgataaaatgttttaattaaatttttttttcacccgACAACAACATGACTGGGATCAAAATGtctacatttaaaaatactgattttGTGGTTTGAAGTCAGTGTGCATGTGATCCAAACGTTCAGATCAGCCCACTCCAGCAAACTGATCTGACTGTTCTGACTGATGCAGACGAGTGGAGTTCACAGTTCAGTCTGATATCAGGCAAAGCATGCAGGTGCAGATGATGTACCTGCCAAGTCACAAGATGTTCACTCAAAACATCATCTCTAAAATGTTTATTGACATTtccaaatgtaatttttttcccccttcaatATCCTGCAATTCAACTTCTGCTCACAGCAAGTAAAACATTATTATacttttttatgttatgtttacaGACTCAAATCACTTAGTTAAGATTATGGATGGATCACAGTCTTGGTTAAATAAAGTCAGACACCATCAGGCAGTAGGAGTTTACTTGATTAGCAATGTCTCTTtattaatgttaacattttggAAGCTAATTGTTTTGCGTGGTCACTTCACATCCCgtcagcctctctgtctcctaAACCCTCACCACGCTGGTGCAGCTGTCTGGATTGCTATATAATGACCTCCTCacactctcgctctctctctctctctctattatcagactttctttctctctctctcagactcGCTGTCATTGTTAATGTGCTGTGTGCAGGCCTCAGTCTGGTGGTGGGCCTGGTGCTCTACATCTCCAGTATTAATGACGAGGTGATGAACCGGCCGAGGGAACCCGAGCAGTTCTTCAACTATCACTACGGCTGGTCCTTCGCCTTCGCTGCCTCTTCCTTCTTGCTCAAAGAGGTCAGTCTGGGctctttgtgtgcgtgtgtgtgtatgtgtgtgtgcgcgcgtgtgtgtgtgataaaaataaatatggcaAAGAGAGCTAGAGGGTATATGTGTCcgtttgcatgcatgtgcttACAGAGAATatatctttattttgttattattttaattttagtttttttggaATATTCCATGCTGAGGGTGCAAGCAGGTGAGATGATTAGTATGCTGTAGGTGATGTGAGATATCAGTGATGCAGAACTGCTGGGTttgagtgtacatgtgtgtatgtgagtgtgtgtgtgtgctcatgtgtgcaTTCATGCGTGGCGCAGTATCGTGTGAATCCTCTGCTCACCCCCCCAGTGGCCTCCTGCTTTTGCCTCTTCTTCCCATCATGCACAGCACTGCTCTCTAATGTGCTGCAGTGGACAGTTTGGTCAGTGtgacctcccctcctctgtccttTCCATCACCTGCGTCTTTTCTCCACACTTTGGTCTCCTTCTTTTgccttcccttttccttttcagtctCTTTTATATAAGCTTAAAAGAACTTTCTGAATTGGTCAAAAAGCACCTGTTTCCACCTTATACATTCAGtttaacatttctttcatcACAGTCACTTTCAGACGTCTAATTTCCCCAGCTATCACTTGTTACTACatctttgaaaatgtatttgtctctgaactcaatttatttatgtaaccAAATCCCTCTCTCGCTGTCACATCTTATCTTCCCCTCATctcttcctgcttcctcctctaACTCACTGTTCTCAGGGGGCTGGGGTGATGTCAGTCTATCTGTTTATGAAGCGCTATGCCGAGGAAGAGATGTACCGCCCCCATCCTGCACTCTACCGCCCCCGCCTGTCCGACAGCAGCGACTACAGCGGCCAGTTCCTTCACCCAGAATCCTCCTGGCCTCCACCGAAGCGAGGCCGCAGCACCTCCGAAGCCTCCAGTGACATCTCCATCCAGCTCAACCAGGCACCCCCAGCGCCACCCAAAAGCAAGCTCCAAACATGTGGCCAGGGCAGCCCGCCTTCTGGATCCTCCTCTGCAGGGAGCTACCACATGCCCCCTCAGTCTGCTGGATACCCGTCCATGCACACCCTGATCCGGTCACACTCCTCACATCCCCAAGGCCAGGACCTTCCCGTCGCTGTGCCTCCATCACCTGTACCTCCCCcacattatcacacacacatgcacatgagcGCCTCACCCTGTTAGGAAGAGGGAGCAttgaggaaggaaggagaagcACTGTGACTCCTCATAATCACAAATACACTACGTTTAGATGACAGATGAGAGTAAATTCTGAGCTGGGAGCACAAATCATGTGAGATGAACCGGAGGGAGAGGCGATCACTCATTAAAAAAACTGTAGCGTGTGGAACAATACAAACCAAGGACAAAGGAGGGTCTGGAGACAGATTAAGAGACTGTGACAAAGAGGGAAGAATAAAAATAGGAGAAGACTggaaatgaaacagagaaattcagtttgtcattgtggaaaaagggaggaaaatgtTTCCTGGAAAGACTTTAGAGGTTAGGTTGAGTGACAGAGGAGATATaggggagggagagtgaggaagagagagcgagGGGCTGCGGTATAATACGAAGATACTGCAGTGCTGCAGGAAATTTGTATGCACTTGGAAATGTACAATGCAAAACACTGATCATAAAGACTGAGGATGTACAGttttatacatacataatacatacttcttcttcttctttttt
This sequence is a window from Scatophagus argus isolate fScaArg1 chromosome 9, fScaArg1.pri, whole genome shotgun sequence. Protein-coding genes within it:
- the cacng7b gene encoding voltage-dependent calcium channel gamma-7 subunit, which codes for MSSCSSRALTILSTVFGACGLLLVGVAVSTDYWLIMVEGIILQQNQSMEVKMALHSGLWRVCFVAGSENGRCVASEYFTEPDIEITTENTANILKMVRTATPFPMVSLLFVFTAFVISNIGHIRPQRTILAFVSGIFFILSGLSLVVGLVLYISSINDEVMNRPREPEQFFNYHYGWSFAFAASSFLLKEGAGVMSVYLFMKRYAEEEMYRPHPALYRPRLSDSSDYSGQFLHPESSWPPPKRGRSTSEASSDISIQLNQAPPAPPKSKLQTCGQGSPPSGSSSAGSYHMPPQSAGYPSMHTLIRSHSSHPQGQDLPVAVPPSPVPPPHYHTHMHMSASPC